The sequence below is a genomic window from Leisingera sp. M658.
ATGTACCTGAGCCGGGTTGCAGCGATGCAGGCAGGGGTGCCTGATGCGGTGCCTGCGATGAACGTGAACCGGCTTTGCGGTTCCGGCGTGCAGGCAATTATTTCAGCCTTTCAGTCACTTACCTTGGGAGACGCGGAGTTCGCACTGGCCGGCGGTGCCGAAAACATGTCGCGCAGCCCCTATATCCTCCAGCAAAGCCGCTGGGGGGCAAAGATGGGCGATGTAAAGTCTCTGGACATGATGCTGGGGGCGTTGAACTGCCCGTTCGGCACAGGCCATATGGGAGTTACAGCCGAGAACGTCGCCGATGAGCACGGAATTACGCGCGTCCAGATGGATGAATTTGCCGTCACCAGCCAGACCCGCGCGGCGGCAGCAATCGAGGCCGGGCATTTCAAATCGCAGATCGCGCCGGTTGAGGTGAAGGTTAAGCGCGACATGGTACCGTTTGAGGTGGACGAGCACCCCAAAGCCACCACTCTGGATGTGCTGGGCGGGCTGAAGGCGGTGTTCCAGAAAGATGGCCGGGTTACCGCCGGCAATGCCAGCGGGATCAACGATGGTGCGGCGGCGGTGGTGCTGGCCACAGCCGCCGCCGCAGAAAAGGCGGGTCTGAAACCCAAGGCGCGGATCCTGGGCTATGCCCATGCCGGTGTGCGTCCCGAGGTGATGGGGATCGGCCCGGTTCCTGCGGTGCGTAACCTGTTCGAAAAGACCGGCCTGTCGGCGGGCGATTTCGACGTCATTGAATCGAACGAGGCTTTTGCCTCGCAGGCGCTGGCGGTGAATAAGGAATTGGGGCTGGATCCTGCCAGAGTGAACCCAAACGGCGGAGCGATTGCCCTGGGCCATCCGGTGGGTGCAACCGGTGCTATCATCACCTTGAAAACGCTTTATGAATTGGAGCGGACAGGCGGATCGAAAGGTCTGATCACCATGTGCATCGGCGGTGGTCAGGGCATCGCTTTGGCAATCGAGCGGCTGTAAAAGAAAGCGAAGGGGGCGCTGCCCCCTCGCGCCTTGCGGCGCTCACCCCTGGGGTATTTCAGACCAGAAAGAAGACCGTGGCCATTGGGGCCTTTGCGCGTTCACAGCAGCAGGGCAACAACGGCACAGAGGCTTGCTCCGCCGGCTGCGCCTAGAACAGCCGGGGTTACCCAGCTG
It includes:
- a CDS encoding acetyl-CoA C-acyltransferase family protein, with product MTDIVILDGARTAIGTFGGALAGTAPIDLATTVSKAALERSGVEGGQIGHAVFGHIINTEPRDMYLSRVAAMQAGVPDAVPAMNVNRLCGSGVQAIISAFQSLTLGDAEFALAGGAENMSRSPYILQQSRWGAKMGDVKSLDMMLGALNCPFGTGHMGVTAENVADEHGITRVQMDEFAVTSQTRAAAAIEAGHFKSQIAPVEVKVKRDMVPFEVDEHPKATTLDVLGGLKAVFQKDGRVTAGNASGINDGAAAVVLATAAAAEKAGLKPKARILGYAHAGVRPEVMGIGPVPAVRNLFEKTGLSAGDFDVIESNEAFASQALAVNKELGLDPARVNPNGGAIALGHPVGATGAIITLKTLYELERTGGSKGLITMCIGGGQGIALAIERL